The following proteins are co-located in the Streptomyces sp. NBC_00435 genome:
- a CDS encoding ankyrin repeat domain-containing protein, protein MLALPSDDPLAVAVTAAIRGGDLDGLRRLLAGNPGLAGGRIVKRGEAAGERSLLHIAVDWPGHCPRTAEVIRALVAAGADPGARFVGSHPETPLHWAASNDDVTAIEALVASGADVNAPGSVLGGGGPLSDASGFGQWRAARRLLELGARPTLQDAATLGLLAPVEAFVTAGAAPEEVTSAFWGACHGGQLSTAQYLLSRGADINWIGYDGLTPLDAALTSEDESLLDWLRSSGARTRDEISRG, encoded by the coding sequence ATGCTCGCTCTGCCATCGGACGATCCGCTCGCCGTCGCCGTCACCGCGGCGATCCGCGGCGGAGACCTGGACGGACTCCGGCGGTTGCTGGCCGGGAATCCCGGGCTCGCGGGGGGCCGGATCGTGAAGCGGGGCGAGGCGGCGGGCGAGCGGAGCCTGCTGCACATCGCCGTGGACTGGCCCGGCCACTGCCCCCGGACCGCGGAGGTGATCCGTGCCCTCGTCGCCGCCGGGGCCGACCCGGGCGCCCGGTTCGTCGGCTCACACCCCGAGACCCCGCTGCACTGGGCCGCGAGCAACGACGACGTCACCGCGATCGAGGCCCTCGTCGCATCGGGTGCGGACGTCAATGCCCCGGGCTCGGTTCTCGGCGGCGGCGGCCCGCTGTCCGACGCGAGCGGCTTCGGGCAGTGGCGGGCGGCGCGCAGACTCCTCGAGCTAGGCGCCCGCCCCACCCTCCAGGACGCGGCCACTCTCGGACTGCTGGCCCCGGTCGAGGCCTTCGTCACCGCGGGAGCCGCTCCCGAGGAGGTCACCAGCGCCTTCTGGGGGGCCTGTCACGGAGGTCAACTGTCCACAGCGCAATACCTATTGTCTCGAGGCGCGGACATCAACTGGATCGGCTACGACGGGCTGACCCCGCTCGACGCGGCTCTGACCAGCGAGGACGAGTCGCTGCTCGACTGGCTCCGGTCTTCGGGCGCCAGGACGCGCGATGAAATTTCTCGCGGCTGA
- a CDS encoding WapI family immunity protein, with product MLLSDHINSADLRPLRYQFPLVGGSSFDDNWLVIAGTLTTAEGSWSFSDPCLLVDEAREVAAWLRAVAAGTMVATEPDAEGELSPDTWFVEPVLAFSLADRSEGGALLRIHLSLEAAPPWQQGDDGADIYQYVVEVRLDTAALLHAADQWDLALTSFPTR from the coding sequence GTGCTTTTGAGTGATCACATAAACAGTGCCGACCTCCGCCCGCTGCGCTATCAGTTCCCCCTGGTCGGGGGCAGCTCATTTGATGACAATTGGCTTGTCATCGCTGGCACGTTGACGACCGCTGAGGGCAGCTGGTCCTTCTCCGATCCCTGCCTGCTGGTCGATGAAGCACGTGAGGTGGCCGCCTGGTTGCGGGCGGTGGCAGCCGGGACGATGGTTGCGACCGAACCTGATGCCGAAGGCGAGTTGTCCCCGGACACGTGGTTCGTCGAACCGGTCCTTGCCTTTAGCCTCGCCGACCGAAGTGAGGGTGGGGCGCTGCTTCGCATTCACCTGTCTTTGGAAGCGGCGCCCCCGTGGCAACAGGGTGACGACGGAGCGGACATCTACCAATACGTCGTGGAAGTGCGGCTGGATACGGCTGCACTCCTTCACGCGGCTGACCAGTGGGACCTTGCTCTGACATCTTTTCCGACCCGCTGA
- a CDS encoding DinB family protein — translation MTRIDDTPPAWDELTQLTTFLDYTRDTARAKCDGVSAENARKALLPGSPLMTMSGVINHLRWVEYYWFQVVFLGEEDQGPWTEEDPDREMRIAVDFPITQLLDEYAEQSARYRELVGGNGLDDQAERAIRDGLHVDLRWILLHLTEETARHNGHLDILREMLDGTTGD, via the coding sequence ATGACCAGAATCGATGACACGCCGCCCGCGTGGGACGAGCTCACCCAGCTCACCACGTTTCTCGACTACACACGTGACACCGCCCGAGCCAAGTGCGATGGCGTCTCGGCAGAGAACGCTCGCAAGGCGCTCCTGCCGGGCTCGCCGCTGATGACCATGAGCGGAGTGATCAACCACCTCCGCTGGGTCGAGTACTACTGGTTCCAGGTGGTCTTCCTCGGCGAGGAGGACCAGGGTCCCTGGACCGAGGAGGACCCCGACCGCGAGATGCGTATCGCCGTCGACTTCCCAATCACGCAGTTGCTCGACGAATACGCCGAACAGAGCGCCCGCTACCGCGAACTGGTCGGTGGCAACGGCCTGGACGATCAGGCCGAGCGAGCCATCCGCGACGGCCTCCACGTCGACTTGCGCTGGATCCTCCTGCACCTGACCGAGGAGACGGCCCGCCACAACGGCCACCTGGACATCCTGCGCGAGATGCTCGACGGCACGACCGGCGACTAG
- a CDS encoding VOC family protein, producing the protein MKAHVSSILLGVRDMDRAKQFYTEGLGWKIQNDFGISVFFESDGASPVGFYSREGLADQVGTDQEGSGFSGLVLTYVVRSETRVDQILAEAQKAGATVLKPAGALPWGGYGGTFADPDGYIWSLGYSDQGTDQPYAE; encoded by the coding sequence ATGAAAGCGCACGTCAGCTCGATCCTTCTTGGCGTCCGGGACATGGACCGGGCCAAGCAGTTCTACACCGAGGGGCTGGGCTGGAAGATTCAGAACGACTTCGGCATCTCGGTGTTCTTCGAATCGGACGGTGCTTCGCCCGTCGGCTTCTACAGTCGCGAGGGTCTGGCCGACCAGGTGGGCACGGACCAGGAAGGCAGTGGTTTCAGCGGACTGGTTCTGACCTACGTCGTCCGCAGTGAGACGCGGGTCGACCAGATCCTGGCGGAGGCCCAGAAGGCCGGCGCCACGGTCCTCAAGCCCGCCGGCGCTCTGCCGTGGGGTGGGTACGGTGGCACCTTCGCCGACCCGGACGGATACATCTGGAGTCTCGGCTACAGCGACCAAGGAACCGACCAGCCCTACGCGGAGTAG
- a CDS encoding YdeI/OmpD-associated family protein has translation MKFRTHVEPPEPMRGLEVPSEVVAALGEGARPPVTITINGHSWKSRVALLRGRHLIGLSHANRRAAEVEIGEEVEVELELDTEPRVVVEPEDFAQALDEDPAARAAYDNLTYSRKREHVRAIESAKMPETRQRRIEKAIAALRG, from the coding sequence TTGAAGTTTCGGACCCATGTCGAGCCTCCCGAGCCCATGCGGGGGCTGGAAGTGCCGTCCGAGGTGGTGGCAGCGCTCGGCGAGGGCGCGCGACCCCCGGTGACGATCACCATCAACGGGCATTCCTGGAAGAGCCGGGTCGCCCTCCTGCGCGGCCGCCATTTGATCGGCCTCAGCCATGCCAACCGGCGGGCCGCGGAAGTTGAGATCGGCGAGGAGGTCGAGGTCGAGCTGGAGCTCGACACCGAGCCGCGCGTTGTCGTCGAGCCCGAGGACTTCGCTCAGGCTCTGGACGAGGACCCGGCCGCCCGCGCGGCCTACGACAACCTCACGTACAGCCGCAAGCGCGAGCACGTGCGCGCCATCGAGAGCGCGAAGATGCCCGAGACGCGCCAACGGCGTATCGAGAAGGCCATCGCTGCTCTGCGGGGCTGA
- a CDS encoding GNAT family N-acetyltransferase has protein sequence MPDIRISELVRMWIDGWVVSRGGSEPIDEPWGWTIDVGQPKHVARHVLPEPSEADVRKIVAATSAPGTWLKLFAEDQAVLPWVGPGWRCDVPGFLMTCHLVSERPEVPAGYTLTSWTRGGVSRVLVRTPAGHFAARGQIAQVGDHAVVDQVETAAEHRRKGLGGLVMRTLQGAAYEAGARTGLLVGTPDGRALYSSLGWTMRSPMASLWYEPSDGAQ, from the coding sequence ATGCCGGACATCAGGATCAGTGAGCTCGTGCGGATGTGGATCGACGGCTGGGTCGTCTCCCGTGGCGGCTCGGAGCCCATCGACGAGCCCTGGGGGTGGACGATCGACGTCGGGCAGCCCAAGCACGTCGCCCGGCACGTGCTGCCGGAGCCCTCCGAGGCCGATGTGCGCAAGATCGTCGCCGCGACGAGCGCGCCCGGGACCTGGCTGAAGCTGTTCGCCGAGGATCAGGCGGTCCTGCCCTGGGTCGGGCCGGGGTGGCGGTGCGACGTTCCCGGGTTTCTGATGACCTGCCACCTGGTGTCGGAGCGCCCCGAGGTGCCGGCCGGTTACACGCTCACCAGCTGGACCCGGGGCGGTGTCAGCCGAGTACTGGTCCGCACACCTGCCGGGCACTTCGCCGCCCGTGGACAGATCGCCCAGGTCGGCGACCATGCCGTGGTCGACCAGGTCGAGACCGCCGCCGAGCACCGGCGCAAGGGTCTCGGCGGCCTGGTGATGCGCACGCTGCAGGGCGCCGCGTACGAGGCCGGTGCAAGGACCGGCCTCCTGGTCGGCACACCGGACGGGCGGGCGCTCTACTCCTCGCTGGGCTGGACCATGCGCTCCCCGATGGCGAGCCTCTGGTACGAGCCTTCGGATGGCGCCCAGTGA
- a CDS encoding GNAT family N-acetyltransferase: protein MNNELLPTPQRVRFVELSEKALRALADGDLAGGSAAAGVALDEHFVGERARWIFGYRADQLARDPSAAPWTTRAAVSEPDGTVVGDAGFHGPPDEAGMVEVGFTVVPGHRRQGYARTMLAALLARAAADPGVRTVRARIKSDNTASLATIAGFGFTHVGEQGNAQEGIVFVFEIPAATIRAA from the coding sequence ATGAACAACGAACTTCTCCCCACCCCCCAACGCGTCCGCTTCGTCGAACTCAGCGAAAAGGCGCTGCGCGCGCTGGCCGACGGCGACCTCGCCGGCGGCAGCGCCGCGGCCGGGGTGGCCCTTGACGAACACTTCGTCGGAGAACGGGCCCGCTGGATCTTCGGCTACCGCGCCGACCAGCTCGCCAGGGATCCGTCCGCCGCACCGTGGACCACGCGGGCCGCGGTGTCCGAACCGGACGGGACCGTCGTCGGTGACGCCGGGTTCCACGGGCCGCCGGACGAGGCCGGCATGGTCGAGGTCGGCTTCACGGTCGTGCCCGGGCACCGCCGCCAGGGCTACGCCCGCACCATGCTGGCGGCGCTGCTCGCGAGGGCCGCCGCCGACCCCGGTGTCAGGACCGTGCGGGCCCGCATCAAATCCGACAACACCGCCTCCCTGGCCACCATCGCGGGCTTCGGTTTCACGCACGTCGGGGAACAGGGCAACGCACAGGAGGGGATCGTGTTCGTGTTCGAGATCCCCGCGGCCACGATCCGGGCCGCGTAG
- a CDS encoding IS110 family transposase — protein sequence MIDISGIGAFLGLDVGKGEHHATAVTPAGKKAFDKRLPNSEPKLREVFGRLQAKHGTVLVVVDQPASIGALPLAVARDMGCPVAYLPGLTMRRITDLYPGEAKTDARDAFVIADAARVMPHTLRSVDLEEETIAELEMIVGFDDDLAGEATRISNRLRGLLTQIHPSLERVLGPRVQHPAVLKLLDQFGSPAQIRKAGRRRLVTLIRPKAPRMAERLVEDIFTALDEQTVVVPGTDAAALIVPSLANSLQAVLDQRKLLAARIEELLELHPLSKVLTSMPGIGVRTGARILIDVGDGSSFPSAAHLAAYAGLAPTTRSSGSSIRGEQPSRRGNKQLKRAFFLSAFAALADPASRAYYDKKISQGKHHTQALLCLARRRADVLFAMLRDGTFYEPQTAPSP from the coding sequence GTGATCGACATCAGCGGCATCGGCGCCTTCCTCGGCCTGGACGTCGGCAAGGGCGAACACCACGCCACCGCCGTCACGCCGGCCGGGAAGAAGGCCTTCGATAAGCGGCTGCCCAACAGTGAGCCCAAGCTCCGCGAGGTCTTCGGGAGACTGCAGGCCAAGCACGGGACCGTGCTGGTCGTGGTCGACCAGCCGGCCTCCATCGGCGCTCTGCCGCTCGCAGTCGCGAGGGACATGGGCTGCCCGGTCGCCTATCTGCCCGGGCTGACGATGCGACGGATCACTGATCTCTATCCGGGCGAGGCCAAGACTGATGCCCGCGACGCGTTCGTCATCGCGGACGCGGCCCGCGTCATGCCCCACACGCTCCGCTCGGTCGATCTCGAGGAGGAAACCATCGCCGAGCTGGAGATGATCGTCGGCTTCGACGACGACCTCGCGGGTGAGGCAACCCGGATCAGCAACCGTCTCCGCGGCCTTCTCACGCAGATCCATCCGTCGCTGGAACGGGTCCTGGGCCCGCGAGTGCAGCATCCGGCGGTGCTCAAGCTCCTCGACCAGTTCGGTTCCCCAGCCCAGATCCGCAAGGCCGGACGCCGTCGCCTCGTGACCTTGATACGTCCCAAGGCGCCGCGGATGGCCGAGCGGCTGGTCGAGGACATCTTCACGGCTCTGGACGAGCAGACCGTCGTCGTCCCGGGCACCGACGCGGCCGCATTGATCGTCCCCAGCCTCGCCAACTCTCTCCAGGCAGTGCTTGACCAGCGAAAACTCCTCGCAGCCCGGATCGAGGAACTGCTGGAGCTCCACCCTCTTTCCAAGGTCCTGACGTCCATGCCGGGGATCGGCGTCAGGACCGGAGCCCGCATCCTCATCGACGTCGGCGACGGCAGTTCGTTCCCGTCCGCCGCTCACCTCGCTGCCTATGCCGGCCTCGCCCCGACGACCCGCAGTTCCGGTTCGTCGATCCGCGGCGAGCAACCATCCCGACGCGGAAACAAGCAGCTCAAACGGGCCTTCTTCCTCTCCGCGTTCGCAGCCCTCGCCGACCCGGCCTCCCGGGCCTACTACGACAAGAAGATCAGCCAGGGCAAACACCACACCCAAGCACTCCTCTGCCTCGCCCGACGACGAGCCGACGTCCTCTTCGCCATGCTCCGAGACGGCACCTTCTACGAACCCCAGACCGCCCCATCACCTTGA
- a CDS encoding helix-turn-helix domain-containing protein — MTATAGREPNPDLRDFLRSRRARIAPEEIGSAAHAGRRRVPGLRREEVAQLAGVSVDYYVRLEQGRSLHVSAEVLDAVARALRLDATERSHLFDLARPQQAGGRGPGHGPGHGPGHGPGQGSAHGSGRGAAGANRASGAAVPQRVRPGLYRVLEALDGTPAMIMGHRLDVLAANRLGKALYTDFDALAHRDRNLARFVFLAPAARELLADWETSARGAVAALRLYAGRHPYDPELGPLVGELSEKDEDFRRWWAAHDVLEYTHGTKRYRHPVVGELALEYESLTLPDDPDQALYLYTAEPGSPSDEALRALASRTAEVLRPNG, encoded by the coding sequence ATGACCGCCACCGCCGGGCGCGAGCCCAATCCCGATCTGCGGGACTTCCTGCGCTCCCGGCGTGCCCGGATCGCGCCCGAGGAGATCGGCTCCGCCGCGCACGCGGGCCGGCGGCGGGTGCCCGGGCTGCGCCGCGAGGAGGTCGCGCAGCTGGCCGGGGTCAGCGTCGACTACTACGTCCGGCTGGAGCAGGGCCGCAGCCTGCACGTCTCCGCCGAGGTCCTCGACGCGGTGGCTCGCGCGCTGCGGCTCGACGCCACCGAGCGCAGCCACCTCTTCGACCTGGCCCGGCCGCAGCAGGCCGGCGGGCGGGGGCCAGGCCACGGGCCGGGTCATGGGCCAGGACACGGGCCAGGACAAGGTTCCGCGCACGGGTCCGGGCGCGGAGCGGCCGGCGCCAACCGGGCTTCCGGGGCCGCCGTTCCGCAGCGCGTCAGGCCGGGGCTGTACCGGGTGCTGGAGGCCCTGGACGGCACCCCGGCGATGATCATGGGGCACCGGCTGGACGTCCTGGCCGCGAACCGGCTCGGCAAGGCCCTGTACACCGATTTCGACGCGCTGGCCCACCGCGACCGAAACCTCGCCCGATTCGTCTTCCTCGCCCCCGCGGCCCGCGAACTGCTCGCCGACTGGGAGACCTCCGCGCGCGGAGCCGTCGCCGCGCTGCGGCTCTACGCGGGCCGGCACCCGTACGACCCCGAGCTGGGCCCCCTGGTCGGCGAGCTCTCGGAGAAGGACGAGGACTTCCGGCGCTGGTGGGCCGCGCACGACGTGCTCGAGTACACCCACGGCACCAAGCGCTACCGCCACCCCGTCGTCGGCGAACTGGCGCTGGAGTACGAGTCCCTGACCCTCCCGGACGATCCCGACCAGGCCCTCTACCTCTACACCGCCGAGCCGGGGTCCCCCTCCGACGAGGCCCTCCGGGCGCTCGCCTCCCGGACGGCCGAGGTGCTGCGCCCGAACGGATGA
- a CDS encoding ABC transporter substrate-binding protein produces MPSYPSALLRALLPVPLLIPLAACGAPAGPATGAKAAGSDAAPGFPYTVTNCGVSSTYQAPPRRAVAMNQHATEILLALGLEDRMAGTAYLDDAVLPAYRPAYDKIKVLAKEYPSREVLLGANPDFVYGGYSSAFDKAQGRDREGLAKSGINSRLSVEYCTDGKVGLDQLRTEITEVARTFAVPERGERLIADERRRIDDVSGRVKDKARPTVFVYDSGEASAFTSGGKGIGNEIVSLAGGTNVFADLQDTFGDVSWEKVIERKPEVVLIYDYGGTTVEAKKQRLLNDPALAQVPAIRNQRFVVLPLSCAVLGVRVADAVEALGRQLHPAAA; encoded by the coding sequence ATGCCGTCGTACCCCAGCGCACTTCTGCGCGCGCTCCTGCCCGTCCCGCTCCTGATACCGCTGGCCGCCTGCGGGGCTCCGGCCGGGCCGGCGACCGGGGCGAAGGCCGCGGGATCGGACGCCGCGCCCGGATTTCCGTACACCGTCACCAATTGCGGTGTCAGCAGCACCTATCAGGCGCCACCGCGCCGCGCCGTCGCCATGAACCAGCACGCCACCGAGATCCTCCTGGCCCTCGGGCTGGAGGACAGGATGGCCGGGACGGCCTACCTCGACGACGCGGTGCTCCCCGCCTACCGGCCCGCCTACGACAAGATCAAGGTGCTGGCGAAGGAGTACCCCTCCAGGGAGGTCCTTCTCGGCGCCAACCCCGATTTCGTGTACGGGGGTTACTCCAGCGCCTTCGACAAGGCGCAGGGCCGCGACCGCGAGGGCCTCGCGAAGTCAGGCATCAACTCCCGGCTCAGCGTGGAGTACTGCACCGACGGCAAGGTCGGCCTCGACCAGCTCAGGACCGAGATCACCGAGGTGGCCCGGACCTTCGCAGTGCCCGAGCGCGGCGAGAGGCTCATCGCGGACGAGCGGCGCCGCATCGACGACGTCAGCGGGCGGGTGAAGGACAAGGCCAGGCCCACCGTCTTCGTCTACGACTCGGGCGAGGCCTCCGCCTTCACCTCGGGAGGCAAAGGCATCGGCAACGAGATCGTCTCGCTGGCGGGCGGGACGAACGTGTTCGCCGACCTCCAGGACACCTTCGGTGACGTGTCGTGGGAGAAGGTCATCGAGCGCAAGCCCGAGGTCGTCCTCATCTACGACTACGGCGGCACCACCGTCGAAGCCAAGAAGCAGCGCCTGTTGAACGACCCGGCGCTGGCGCAGGTTCCCGCGATCAGGAACCAGCGGTTCGTCGTGCTGCCGCTGTCCTGCGCCGTGCTCGGCGTCCGCGTCGCCGACGCCGTCGAAGCTCTGGGCCGCCAGCTGCACCCCGCCGCGGCGTGA
- a CDS encoding FecCD family ABC transporter permease, protein MRQRFARALTRTPVVLAVLAAALAASAVAGLALGPVRISPGQVLDIVLGGPGPGSGAGAFGAIVWDVRMPRVLLGAVVGAGLAVAGTVLQALVRNPLADPFLLGASSGASAGAVLVIVLGAGVLGFAGGAAVPLAAFAGSTGALVAVYAMARRGGAMTTGRLILAGVAVQYVLSALTSLILVLAAHPDQIRSVLFWTLGGLGGARWGELALPTGALILGTGLLIALARPLDLLLAGEEGAHTLGLDTGRFRAAVFVLTSLVIGVLVASSGAIGFVGLMVPHAARMVVGAGHRALLPVAALGGAVFLTLADLVARTAAAPEEIPVGVVTALVGGPFFLWMLRRSTRGEGVAG, encoded by the coding sequence GTGAGGCAGCGGTTCGCCCGCGCGCTCACCCGTACGCCGGTCGTCCTGGCCGTGCTCGCCGCCGCGCTGGCCGCGTCGGCCGTGGCGGGGCTGGCCCTGGGACCGGTACGGATCTCTCCGGGCCAGGTGCTCGACATCGTGCTGGGGGGACCCGGACCGGGAAGCGGTGCGGGCGCCTTCGGTGCGATCGTGTGGGACGTCCGGATGCCGCGCGTCCTGCTGGGGGCCGTCGTCGGCGCGGGACTGGCCGTCGCGGGAACCGTGCTGCAGGCCCTCGTACGCAATCCGCTCGCCGACCCGTTCCTGCTCGGGGCCTCCTCCGGGGCCTCCGCGGGAGCGGTACTGGTGATCGTCCTCGGCGCCGGTGTCCTCGGATTCGCGGGCGGAGCCGCCGTACCGCTCGCCGCCTTCGCCGGGTCGACGGGCGCACTCGTCGCCGTCTATGCGATGGCCCGGCGCGGCGGCGCCATGACCACCGGCCGGCTGATCCTCGCCGGAGTCGCCGTCCAGTACGTCCTGTCCGCCCTCACCAGCCTGATCCTGGTCCTGGCCGCGCACCCCGACCAGATCCGCAGCGTGCTGTTCTGGACGCTCGGTGGACTCGGCGGGGCCCGCTGGGGCGAACTGGCCCTGCCCACCGGCGCCCTGATCCTCGGCACCGGACTGCTGATCGCCCTCGCCCGGCCGCTCGACCTGCTGCTCGCGGGGGAGGAGGGCGCCCACACACTGGGCCTGGACACCGGCCGGTTCCGGGCGGCCGTCTTCGTCCTCACCTCGCTCGTCATCGGGGTGCTGGTGGCCTCCAGCGGTGCGATCGGTTTCGTGGGGCTGATGGTTCCGCACGCCGCCCGTATGGTCGTCGGCGCCGGACACCGGGCGCTGCTGCCGGTGGCCGCCCTGGGCGGCGCGGTGTTCCTGACCCTGGCCGACCTGGTCGCCCGTACCGCCGCCGCGCCGGAGGAGATTCCGGTCGGGGTGGTCACGGCGCTCGTCGGCGGGCCGTTCTTCCTGTGGATGCTGCGCAGGTCCACCCGTGGCGAAGGGGTTGCGGGATGA
- a CDS encoding ABC transporter ATP-binding protein → MTAGTRPATRSGTRPAPGPAELAVEDVRYEIDGQPLLHGIDLIARPGETVGVVGPNGSGKTTLLRCVYGTLRPSGGRVVLDGQDAATLGVKDRARRVAVVPQDAAGTFGLTVREVVAMGRSPHKRFWEQDGPDDVRRVTEALETVGAAALARRRFDGLSGGERQRALVARALVQDPGLLALDEPTNHLDIRYQLEILGLVRALPATALLVLHDLNLAAMYCDRLYVLAGGRVAASGTPAQVLTEPLLAAVYGVRTRIGTHPTTGAPSIVYLPEDGERAGH, encoded by the coding sequence ATGACGGCAGGGACCAGGCCCGCAACCAGGTCCGGAACCAGGCCCGCCCCGGGGCCGGCGGAACTCGCCGTCGAGGACGTGCGTTACGAGATCGACGGGCAGCCGCTGCTGCACGGGATCGATCTCATCGCCCGTCCCGGCGAGACGGTCGGCGTGGTCGGGCCCAACGGCAGCGGCAAGACGACGCTGCTGCGCTGCGTCTACGGCACCCTGCGCCCGAGCGGCGGGCGCGTGGTGCTGGACGGCCAGGACGCGGCCACGCTGGGCGTCAAGGACCGCGCCCGGCGGGTGGCGGTCGTGCCCCAGGACGCGGCCGGCACTTTCGGGCTGACCGTGCGCGAGGTGGTGGCCATGGGGCGCAGCCCGCACAAACGGTTCTGGGAGCAGGACGGCCCCGACGACGTTCGACGCGTCACCGAGGCCCTGGAGACCGTCGGCGCGGCCGCCCTCGCGCGGCGTCGCTTCGACGGGCTCTCCGGCGGCGAGCGCCAGCGCGCCCTGGTGGCCCGCGCCCTCGTCCAGGACCCGGGCCTGCTCGCCCTGGACGAGCCGACGAACCACCTCGACATCCGCTACCAGCTGGAGATCCTCGGCCTGGTCCGCGCCCTGCCGGCCACCGCCCTGCTGGTCCTGCACGACCTCAACCTGGCGGCGATGTACTGCGACCGCCTGTACGTCCTGGCGGGCGGCCGCGTGGCCGCATCGGGCACCCCGGCACAGGTACTGACGGAGCCGCTGCTGGCAGCGGTGTACGGGGTCCGCACCCGCATCGGTACCCACCCTACGACGGGTGCGCCGAGCATCGTCTACCTTCCGGAGGATGGGGAGCGGGCGGGGCACTGA